In Luteibaculum oceani, one DNA window encodes the following:
- a CDS encoding PorP/SprF family type IX secretion system membrane protein, with amino-acid sequence MKILTSFRLPILILGFFWITPNVFGQQLTQYTQYFNNYLFYNPAFAGRDYQTDVSFISRQQWVGLDGAPQSNTLNFSTKVLPLNLGAGVNINYEKIGAYTSVNANFSVAGEKRMGLNTFRFGIAPAVYSYSFGNQLNAIDNPELDPVLNGIANASTRFDLSFGFLFRAPQYFVGLSFANILAPRFEEISKLGSRNVQIQAGLDYQLPGSQEITLHPSLMFKSDLNSISAYVVDLSLLALYKEKFFIGASYRSFDAIAPVAGYQWYNSLGRFRVTYSYDYTTTTISNVSNGSHEISVKYSHFIDRPTVINRYKNVRFL; translated from the coding sequence TTGAAAATACTTACAAGTTTTAGGCTTCCAATATTGATCTTAGGATTTTTTTGGATTACACCCAATGTCTTTGGGCAGCAACTAACACAATACACGCAATATTTTAATAACTACCTTTTCTATAATCCGGCATTTGCAGGTCGAGATTATCAAACTGATGTTTCTTTTATTTCTCGACAACAATGGGTTGGTTTAGACGGTGCTCCTCAGTCCAATACACTGAATTTCAGCACAAAAGTATTGCCACTCAACCTTGGTGCTGGCGTTAACATTAACTACGAAAAGATTGGAGCTTACACCTCAGTTAATGCAAATTTCAGTGTTGCAGGGGAAAAGAGGATGGGTCTAAATACTTTTAGATTTGGAATTGCCCCAGCAGTTTATTCATATTCCTTTGGAAATCAGTTAAATGCTATAGATAACCCAGAGCTCGATCCCGTTTTAAACGGTATTGCTAACGCATCAACTCGGTTTGATTTAAGCTTTGGGTTTTTGTTTAGAGCTCCGCAATATTTTGTGGGTTTATCCTTTGCAAATATTCTGGCTCCCCGATTTGAAGAAATTTCGAAGTTAGGGAGTAGAAATGTGCAAATCCAAGCTGGATTAGATTATCAATTACCTGGTAGTCAGGAGATAACCTTGCATCCAAGCTTAATGTTTAAGTCTGATTTAAATAGTATTTCCGCTTATGTGGTGGATTTGAGTTTATTGGCCTTGTATAAGGAGAAATTCTTTATTGGTGCGAGTTATCGGTCTTTTGATGCTATTGCTCCTGTAGCGGGGTATCAATGGTATAACTCTTTGGGTAGATTTAGAGTTACCTATAGTTACGACTATACTACAACTACCATTTCTAACGTTTCTAATGGTAGTCATGAAATTTCGGTGAAATACAGTCATTTTATCGATAGACCAACAGTAATCAATCGATATAAAAACGTGAGATTCCTATAA
- a CDS encoding arginase family protein, protein MSLPSEFLVPSKISREHCVPGSIGAELIGFNQNETSHSVYIVGVPEYRGAGLNSNGEPDQIRERLYHLFPQFFKSKICDLGNINPGASLQDTYFALEQISVEVGKRNAVLIVLGGSGDLALPLLKAQEKFEQLYAAVSVDYRIDFDPNQDEISHKNYLYKFFADSPGFIYQYLHLGLQNYLQNQEVLKFFKSVNYDASRLGKLRGNIASSEPVFRLADLVFFDFSALKYGESQCGIEANPNGFYTEEFCQMARYAGFSDYVKVFGLFDFTFPNQFMSNTGAKLVSEVIWCFLEGLSQRKVELPNVEDGRFRKYSVFMDEFSREIIFYKSLHSGRWWFEAPSRGNENSMRSRLDMIPCGKEDFEAAKNNRIPESWWVSLFKDN, encoded by the coding sequence ATGAGTCTTCCTTCCGAATTTCTTGTTCCAAGTAAAATTTCGAGGGAGCATTGCGTCCCAGGTAGTATAGGTGCAGAATTAATTGGTTTCAATCAAAATGAAACTTCCCATTCTGTATATATTGTTGGAGTACCAGAGTACCGTGGGGCGGGTTTAAATAGTAATGGAGAACCCGATCAGATTCGCGAGCGTCTGTATCATCTGTTTCCACAATTTTTTAAATCTAAAATCTGTGATTTAGGTAATATAAATCCAGGCGCTTCTTTGCAGGATACTTACTTTGCTCTGGAGCAAATATCGGTAGAGGTAGGGAAGAGAAATGCTGTACTTATTGTTCTTGGAGGTAGTGGCGATTTAGCCTTACCGCTGCTTAAAGCACAAGAAAAGTTCGAGCAATTGTATGCTGCTGTCTCGGTGGATTACAGAATAGATTTTGATCCAAACCAGGATGAAATAAGCCACAAAAACTACTTGTATAAGTTCTTTGCAGATAGTCCGGGGTTCATTTATCAGTATTTACATTTAGGACTTCAGAATTATCTTCAAAACCAGGAGGTTCTTAAATTTTTTAAGTCGGTAAATTACGATGCTTCTCGCCTAGGAAAATTGCGGGGGAACATTGCGAGCTCTGAACCGGTTTTCAGGTTGGCAGATTTGGTTTTCTTCGATTTTTCCGCTTTAAAGTATGGGGAGTCGCAATGCGGAATTGAGGCAAATCCCAATGGGTTTTATACCGAGGAGTTTTGTCAAATGGCACGATATGCTGGCTTTAGTGATTACGTAAAGGTGTTTGGTCTTTTCGATTTCACTTTCCCGAATCAGTTTATGAGTAATACGGGAGCGAAATTGGTATCTGAGGTAATTTGGTGTTTTCTAGAGGGATTATCTCAAAGAAAGGTGGAGTTGCCCAATGTGGAAGACGGGAGATTTAGAAAGTACTCAGTATTCATGGATGAATTTAGTCGGGAGATTATTTTCTATAAATCACTTCACTCTGGAAGATGGTGGTTCGAAGCTCCATCTCGCGGGAATGAAAATTCCATGCGATCGAGGTTGGATATGATACCCTGTGGAAAAGAAGATTTTGAGGCGGCAAAGAACAATCGAATACCAGAATCTTGGTGGGTATCTTTATTTAAAGACAATTAA
- the porK gene encoding T9SS ring complex lipoprotein PorK/GldK: MKQWIRFAAIALIAVTAFSCSSGGNYELVGVSRFDGYTPTTPYGMQYIHMGSFTMGNNDNDLAYTHTTRPRTVSVSSFYIDDTEISNTEYRQFVYYVRDSVALYLLAEEGLEDYYTEDEETGEFILNWRADIDWYGEEEKEVLEQLFIEEDEQFYGKRQIDPRQLVYEYYWVDFRSASTRLERDNTQMFTNSKGGASPVLSHNNRKKYIVKELVSVYPDTLCWIHDFVGSNNDAMSENYFWHPAYDDYPVVGVSWSQAKAFNVWRTNLMNTGKKRRGDLAMPSFRLPTEAEWEYAARGGLDLGQYPWGGPYLRNRQGCPLANFKPLRGDYVEDGGFYTVRVDSYEPNDYGLFNMAGNVAEWTVTAYDESVYEYMGELNPDYTYDAKQNELPVFKRKVIRGGSWKDIPYYLQVGTRAYEYQDSAKSYIGFRSAMSYLGRGQDVTGAGMAN, from the coding sequence ATGAAGCAGTGGATTCGTTTCGCGGCGATTGCATTAATTGCAGTTACCGCATTTTCATGTTCGAGTGGAGGAAATTATGAGTTAGTTGGTGTAAGCCGTTTCGATGGGTACACTCCAACAACACCATATGGTATGCAGTATATCCACATGGGGTCGTTTACCATGGGTAACAACGACAATGATCTTGCTTATACGCACACCACCCGACCAAGAACAGTATCAGTTTCATCTTTTTACATTGATGATACTGAAATCTCTAACACAGAATACCGTCAGTTTGTTTACTACGTGAGAGATTCTGTTGCACTTTACCTATTGGCAGAGGAAGGTTTAGAAGATTACTACACCGAGGATGAAGAGACTGGTGAGTTTATTCTTAACTGGAGAGCTGACATCGATTGGTATGGTGAGGAAGAGAAAGAAGTTTTAGAGCAATTGTTTATCGAAGAGGATGAGCAATTCTACGGGAAGCGTCAAATCGATCCACGTCAGTTGGTGTACGAATACTATTGGGTAGATTTTCGTTCTGCATCAACTCGTTTAGAAAGAGACAACACGCAAATGTTCACTAACTCTAAAGGTGGTGCTTCTCCAGTGCTTTCTCACAACAACCGTAAAAAGTACATTGTTAAGGAATTAGTTTCTGTATATCCAGATACACTTTGTTGGATTCACGATTTCGTTGGTTCAAACAACGATGCAATGAGCGAGAACTATTTCTGGCATCCTGCTTACGATGATTATCCTGTTGTAGGTGTTTCTTGGAGCCAGGCTAAAGCGTTCAACGTTTGGAGAACCAACTTAATGAATACAGGTAAGAAGCGTAGAGGAGATCTTGCAATGCCTTCATTCAGACTTCCTACAGAGGCAGAATGGGAATATGCTGCAAGAGGTGGATTAGATTTAGGTCAGTACCCATGGGGTGGTCCTTATTTAAGAAACCGTCAGGGTTGTCCTTTAGCTAACTTTAAGCCACTTAGAGGTGACTATGTTGAGGATGGTGGATTCTACACAGTAAGAGTGGATTCATACGAGCCAAACGACTACGGATTATTTAACATGGCTGGTAACGTTGCAGAATGGACCGTAACTGCTTATGATGAGTCGGTATACGAGTATATGGGAGAGTTGAACCCAGATTATACGTATGATGCTAAGCAAAATGAGCTTCCAGTATTCAAGAGAAAAGTTATTCGTGGTGGTTCTTGGAAAGATATTCCATACTACTTACAAGTTGGAACTAGAGCTTACGAGTACCAAGATTCTGCGAAGTCATACATTGGATTTAGATCTGCAATGTCTTACTTAGGAAGAGGTCAAGACGTTACTGGAGCTGGAATGGCTAACTAG